In Plasmodium chabaudi chabaudi strain AS genome assembly, chromosome: 9, the following proteins share a genomic window:
- a CDS encoding phosphatidylinositol-4-phosphate 5-kinase, putative — protein MGNKCSCIEISNEKYKCLQDEEYLKTHGFQSMGLEGIETNITEENEEDNYFYRYENKKSRTDQGEEVKENESTDCIVNVKRILNYIKEYESDFLLFFNEKNSTSLIFLKYIIMNYSTYIMYIDTGVIYIGEINENNEKNGLGIIITPDQCIYIGEFDDDKITGFGLYIHYSKSKYIGYWKYGKANRYGIFIHPDGTFYKGLWLNDKQNKKGIEYVNNNYIFLGNYIKGEKNGFGAFIWKNESIYIGHIKNNFFNKRGIYFLNKNKIYISKWKYNCLHGKCEIFWLDKRQYLGNHNNNNKQGIGIYKWNDGRIYFGNWDNNKQHGHGIFIIIKHFKNYENYINNPFFLFFKCTQKIKKYFLLNIKKEEFLHTGQINQLLQKIENNCHNYNFYYFLLTLLHINYYELCSSYFEFLRIKKLNNFKYNFEFYRKINTHISSATNEYIIENLSGDNIQISNSFFWLSPEDKLNKDELINKQKKNIKNGETMKQVRVVSNLENTKYTHDDESQTTVPLHYEQNENDFEDIENLKNYLNSINLSYINESDINVQHPLFSYASNNIIVKLGKWKNGELQNWIYSTENGMTNENAQMDADKIMEYSDEMIDNNLKEKAKKKKKKKKSNMLFHNNYNIIDNFLNNLSSSALSNIYNNKKNAHKKKRSQTLMKKRMKKKTTDKNKVVEKQSEESSNEKENIWADELKKRKRNKDNTNAGANIKSNKKDLDKDQKKEKDGMEKKNNNLSHTSSYSTSVDMSTKSDSLNSFDKEDRKARNNKNHSQSTDSNTSKSTSSIEMEKRQENEKGPNINMNKEKEFYNNILNKNKMDDKSNLVNFSKYHKSESNEKSNNDKDQNFKKEKNLRTNINLEFIKKNRDIFEDKKNSNYYEENISPSKDNNKTKISKQIKKKKNIIKHGPISNSCSSRKSINSYDKIERKKNGKNRTKGNEKYKKTSISQNYDLPKKGFSLIWSLKKMKNSHQSAKEDIAFEAPEKNNYNEMDHDKDDIKKPKQSFFKKFLGVSKVNQKNK, from the coding sequence atgggaaaCAAATGTAGCTGTATAGAAATtagtaatgaaaaatataaatgtctACAAGATGAAGAATATTTGAAAACTCATGGATTTCAATCGATGGGTTTAGAAGGAAtagaaacaaatataacAGAAGAAAACGAAGAAGATAATTATTTCTATcgttatgaaaataaaaaaagtagaaCTGATCAGGGAGAAGAAGTAAAGGAAAATGAATCAACAGATTGCATAGTTAATgtaaaaagaatattaaattatataaaagaatatgagtctgattttttattattttttaatgaaaaaaattcaacaagtttaatttttttaaaatatataattatgaattatagtacatatattatgtatatagaTACAGGTGTAATCTATATCGgtgaaataaatgaaaacaacGAAAAGAATGGCTTAggtattattataacaCCTGATcagtgtatatatataggtgAATTTGATGATGACAAAATAACAGGATTtggtttatatatacattattctaaaagtaaatatataggaTATTGGAAGTATGGGAAAGCAAATAGATAtggaatatttatacatcCTGATGGAACATTTTATAAAGGTCTTTGGTTAAATGAtaagcaaaataaaaaaggtatagaatatgttaataataattatatatttttaggaaattatattaaaggCGAAAAAAATGGGTTTGGAGCTTTTATATGGAAAAATGAATCTATTTATATAggacatataaaaaataatttttttaataaaagaggtatatattttttaaataaaaataaaatatatataagtaaatggaaatataattgtttaCATGGAAAATGTGAAATATTTTGGTTAGACAAAAGACAATATTTAGGTAACCACAACAACAACAATAAACAAGGGATAGGAATATACAAATGGAATGATGGGCGAATTTATTTTGGAAACTgggataataataaacaacaTGGACAtggtatatttattataataaaacattttaaaaattatgaaaattatataaataatccttttttccttttttttaaatgtacacaaaaaattaaaaaatattttttattaaatattaaaaaagaagaattTTTACATACTGGACAAATTAATCAACTActtcaaaaaattgaaaataattgccataattataatttttattattttttacttacattattacatattaattattatgagCTATGCTCAtcatattttgaatttcttaggataaaaaaattaaataattttaagtacaattttgaattttatcgaaaaataaatacacatatatcTTCTGCAAccaatgaatatataattgaaaaTCTGTCTGGAGATAATATACAGATTTCTAATTCTTTCTTTTGGTTAAGCCCTGAAGATAAATTAAACAAAGACgagttaataaataaacaaaaaaaaaacataaaaaatggtgaGACTATGAAGCAAGTTCGAGTTGTTTccaatttagaaaatactAAATACACACATGATGATGAAAGCCAAACAACGGTTCCTTTAcattatgaacaaaatgaaaatgattttgaagatattgaaaatttaaaaaattatttaaattcgATAAATTTAAGCTATATAAACGAAAGTGATATAAATGTGCAACAtccattattttcttatgcatcaaataatattattgttaaattaggaaaatggaaaaatggTGAATTACAAAACTGGATCTATTCTACTGAAAATGGTATGACTAATGAAAATGCTCAAATGGATGCGGATAAAATTATGGAATATAGCGATGAAATGATAGACAATAATCTAAAAGAAAAggctaaaaaaaaaaaaaaaaaaaaaaaatcaaacaTGCTTTTCCATAACAATTATAACATTATTGATAATTTTCTAAACAACTTGTCTTCTTCTGCCTTAAGTAATatctataataataaaaaaaatgcacacaaaaaaaaacgaagcCAAAcattgatgaaaaaaaggatgaaaaaaaaaacaacgGACAAAAATAAGGTAGTAGAAAAGCAATCTGAAGAATCGTCTAACGAAAAGGAAAACATTTGGGCAGACGAACTGAAGAAAAGAAAAcgaaataaagataatacCAATGCAGGAGCCAATATAAAGAGTAACAAAAAAGATCTTGATAAGGAtcaaaagaaagaaaaagatgggatggaaaaaaaaaataataatttatcacACACATCCTCCTATAGTACAAGTGTTGATATGTCTACAAAAAGCGATTCACTAAATTCGTTTGATAAGGAAGATAGAAAAGCGAGGAACAATAAAAACCATAGTCAAAGTACAGATAGTAATACTAGCAAATCGACTAGTTCAAttgaaatggaaaaaagaCAAGAGAACGAGAAAGGACCAAATATAAACATGAATAAGGAAAaggaattttataataatattttaaataaaaacaaaatggatGATAAATCTAATTTagtaaatttttcaaaatatcaTAAGTCAGAAagtaatgaaaaaagtaataatgataaagaccaaaattttaaaaaggaaaaaaatttaagaacaaatataaatttagaatttataaaaaaaaatagagaCATATttgaagataaaaaaaatagcaattattatgaagaaaatatatccccttcaaaagataataataagactaaaatttcaaaacaaattaaaaaaaaaaaaaatataataaaacatggACCTATAAGTAACAGTTGTAGTAGTCGAAAAAGTATCAATAgttatgataaaattgaaaggaaaaaaaatggaaaaaatcgaacaaagggaaatgaaaaatataaaaagactTCTATTTCTCAAAATTATGATCTACCCAAAAAAGGGTTTTCACTAATATGGagtcttaaaaaaatgaaaaattcaCACCAATCTGCTAAAGAGGATATAGCATTTGAAGCAcccgaaaaaaataattataatgaaatgGATCATGATAAAGACGACATTAAAAAACCAAAACagtctttttttaaaaaatttttaggAGTTAGTAAAGttaatcaaaaaaataaatga
- a CDS encoding A/G-specific adenine glycosylase, putative, translated as MGHLESNSKLKKSVDQNGKEANDKKRKKNGEKNKQIEQKIKTEDKDITQDEAYEYHYKLIKKNSFILKKNLLEWYYKHRRRLPWRNDQPPYTTNINIKSQINKDGDIRNFFLKARDNTKLDDKTDTKNENVVANKNGHTILTTKITNTIEEVEESVKNEQMQTANCLDTNILKFENAPKLVDPNDEVEKLKLRGYQIYISEVMLQQTKVATVLNFYLKWMNKWPTIFDLVKSNLDDILTEWKGLGYYNRAKNLLDCCKVVVNKYDGIFPNDLKLLKELPGIGNYTAKAISIHLYNSKDICVDTNIIRIFSRITDTINYYGSTILSQHCEEVSNILCTDTCNYSDFNQALMDLGSSICNSSPQCSICPLNKYCLIYSKENNKNIKNKRRKINEKINGKINGKINEKIKLTFEIDQESNLEHPNNCTLCVKDRNVDIKLVPLARLKTKKNKICLVLIIKKSDTYNATIKENQNKEQLDNYNYLMVKNTDSNLFLMHYLFPFILIEDCTPETYNMHLNSLLTKLSLNNTKSDSFIYVGNFKHVFSHLIYDTYIYTCVVHNSENENIGHEHVWIKLKDIKDFMHNSFCENIVEHYKKSVNEKKTIISEFFE; from the exons ATGGGTCACCTCGAAAGCAATTCGAAACTGAAGAAGAGTGTTGATCAAAATGGTAAGGAGgcaaatgataaaaagagaaagaaaaacggagaaaaaaataaacaaatcgaacaaaaaataaaaacagaaGATAAAGATATTACACAAGATGAAGCATATGAATATCATTATAAActgattaaaaaaaatagttttattttaaaaaaaaatttattagaaTGGTATTATAAGCATCGAAGAAGATTGCCATGGAGAAATGATCAACCACCATAtacaacaaatataaatataaaaagtcaaataaataaagatggTGATATTCGAAACTTTTTTCTCAAAGCACGAGACAATACTAAATTAGATGATAAAACggatacaaaaaatgaaaatgttgTAGCCAACAAAAATGGTCACACCATTTTAACTACGAAAATTACGAATACCATTGAAGAAGTAGAGGAGTCtgtaaaaaatgaacaGATGCAAACTGCAAACTGTTTGGAcactaatattttaaagttTGAAAATGCTCCTAAATTGGTAGACCCAAATGACGAAGTAGAAAAACTCAAATTGAGAGGATATCAAATATACATTAGTGAAGTAATGTTACAACAAACAAAAGTAGCTACAGTATTaaacttttatttaaaatggaTGAATAAATGGCCAACGATATTTGATTTGGTAAAAAGTAATTTAgatgatatattaacagAATGGAAAGGCTTAGGATATTACAATCGAgctaaaaatttattagatTGTTGTAAAGTAgttgtaaataaatatgatggAATTTTTCCTaatgatttaaaattattaaaagaattGCCAGGGATTGGAAATTATACAGCTAAAGCAATTtctatacatttatataattcaaaagATATATGTGTTGATACTAATATTATTAGAATATTTTCTCGAATTACAGAtactataaattattatggtTCTACTATTTTATCTCAACATTGTGAAGAGGtaagtaatatattatgtacaGATACATGTAATTATTCAGATTTCAATCAAGCTTTAATGGATTTAGGATCAAGTATATGTAATTCATCTCCTCAATGCTCAATATGCCCATTGAATAAGTATTGCCTTATTTAttcaaaagaaaataataaaaacatcaaaaataaacgtagaaaaattaacgaaaaaattaacGGAAAAATTAACggaaaaattaatgaaaaaattaagctCACATTTGAAATAGATCAGGAATCCAATTTGGAACATCCAAATAATTGCACATTATGTGTTAAGGACAGAAATGTAGATATTAAGCTTGTTCCTTTAGCTCgattaaaaacaaaaaaaaataaaatttgcctcgttttgataataaaaaaaagtgacACCTATAATGCTACtattaaagaaaatcaaaataaagaacAATTAGATaactataattatttgatgGTTAAAAATACAGATTCAAATCTATTTTTGATGCATTATTTGTTTCCATTTATACTTATAGAGGATTGCACACCAGAAACATACAACATG cACTTAAATAGTTTACTAACGAAGCTTAGCTTAAATAATACTAAATCGGATTCCTTTATATAc GTTGGAAATTTTAAACACGTATTTTCCCATTTGATATATGATAcgtatatttatacttgTGTTGTTCACAATTcg gaaaatgaaaatataggACATGAGCATGTGTGGATAAAATTAAAGGATATCAAG GACTTCATGCACAACTCGTTTTGTGAAAACATAGTTGAGCATTATAAGAAAAGTgtgaatgaaaaaaaaacaattatttCTGAATTTTTCGAATAA